A window of the Pongo abelii isolate AG06213 chromosome 10, NHGRI_mPonAbe1-v2.0_pri, whole genome shotgun sequence genome harbors these coding sequences:
- the SDS gene encoding L-serine dehydratase/L-threonine deaminase, whose translation MMSGEPLHVKTPIRDSMALSKMAGTSVYLKMDSAQPSGSFKIRGIGHFCKRWAKQGCAHFVCSSAGNAGMAAAYAARKLGIPATIVVPSTTPALTIERLKNEGATVKVVGELLDEAFELAKALVKNNPGWVYIPPFDDPLIWEGHASIVKELKEALWEKPGAIALSVGGGGLLCGVVQGLQEVGWGDVPVIAMETFGAHSFHAATTAGKLVSLPKITSVAKALGVKTVGAQALKLFQEHPIFSEVISDQEAVAAIEKFVDDEKILVEPACGAALAAVYSHVIQKLQLEGNLQTPLPSLVVIVCGGSNISLAQLRALKEQLSMTNGLPK comes from the exons ATGATGTCCGGAGAACCCCTGCATGTGAAGACCCCCATCCGTGACAGCATGGCCCTGTCCAAAATGGCCGGCACCAGCGTCTACCTCAAGATGGACAGTGCCCAGCCCTCCGGCTCCTTCAAGATCCGGGGCATTGGGCACTTCTGCAAGAGG TGGGCCAAGCAAGGCTGTGCACATTTTGTCTGCTCCTCGG CGGGCAACGCAGGCATGGCGGCTGCATATGCAGCCAGGAAACTCGGCATCCCCGCCACCATCGTCGTGCCCAGCACCACACCCGCTCTCACCATTGAGCGCCTCAAGAATGAAGGTGCCACGGTCAAGGTGGTGGGTGAG TTATTGGATGAAGCCTTCGAGCTGGCCAAGGCCCTAGTGAAGAACAACCCGGGCTGGGTCTACATTCCCCCCTTTGATGACCCCCTCATCTG GGAAGGCCACGCTTCCATCGTGAAAGAGCTGAAGGAGGCACTGTGGGAAAAGCCGGGGGCCATCGCGCTATCAGTGGGCGGCGGGGGCCTGCTGTGTGGAGTGGTCCAGGGGCTGCAGGAGGTGGGCTGGGGGGACGTGCCTGTCATCGCCATGGAGACTTTTGGTGCCCACAGCTTCCACGCTGCCACCACGGCAGGCAAGCTCGTCTCCCTTCCCAAGATCACCAG TGTTGCCAAGGCCCTGGGCGTGAAGACTGTGGGGGCTCAGGCCCTGAAGCTGTTTCAGGAACACCCCATTTTCTCTGAAGTTATCTCGGACCAGGAGGCTGTGGCCGCCATTGAGAAGTTCGTGG ATGATGAGAAGATCCTGGTGGAGCCCGCCTGCGGGGCAGCCCTGGCTGCCGTCTACAGCCACGTGATCCAGAAGCTCCAACTGGAAGGGAATCTCCAAACCCCGCTGCCATCCCTTGTGGTCATCGTCTGCGGGGGCAGCAACATCAGCCTGGCCCAGCTGCGAGCGCTCAAGGAACAGCTGAGCATGACAAATGGGTTGCCCAAGTGA